The stretch of DNA CGACTTTTATCGGGAGTTTATCCTGGATCATTACAAGCGTCCGCGCAACTTTGGGACCTTGGAGAATCCGGATGTCACCCATGAAGAGGACAATCCGCTCTGCGGAGATCGGATCCGGATCGATCTGTGCCTCAACGAGGACCGTGTGGCGGATGTCCGCTTCACGGGTGAGGGCTGCGCCATCAGTACGGCAGCGGCCTCAATTCTGACGGAGAAGATTAAGGGAGCACCCCTCGAACGGGTCAAGGCATTCAGCATGGAGGAGATGCTCGAGGCCCTGGGGGTACCGCTGAGTCCGATTCGACTGAAGTGTGGGCTATTGGCCTTGAAAGTGCTCAAAACCGGATTGTACGGGCTCAAGCATTGGCCTGGAGAAGAAGAGTAGAGGATTTTCGGAGAGGTGGCAAGGGCTGGTAGGGACCCGTGACCACGACGGACCGTGTGGGTGCAAGAACGTCATGTGGAGAGGGACCCT from Candidatus Methylomirabilota bacterium encodes:
- a CDS encoding SUF system NifU family Fe-S cluster assembly protein, which gives rise to MDDFYREFILDHYKRPRNFGTLENPDVTHEEDNPLCGDRIRIDLCLNEDRVADVRFTGEGCAISTAAASILTEKIKGAPLERVKAFSMEEMLEALGVPLSPIRLKCGLLALKVLKTGLYGLKHWPGEEE